TTAATTTTCAATTTCTACTCAACTTCATCAAAGAATTGGTTTACCAAACTTCCGCCCTTAACTTACTTTTAACTTTTATATGACTGCCACAATAATTTAACTACCTTAGTATAACATATGCACTCAAATTAGCGCGACGAGCCTGCATCTGCAATGGTTTTAGCTTTATTAATTTTAAGGCTATAACCCATCCATTCAGTCCCTCTTAATGCATGAATAGCTGCTACCTCTTCGGTATCTGTTTCCATTTCTACAACTGCAAATCCCCTCTTTTCACCTGTTTTCTGGTTGGTTGACACTAGAATTCTTTTAATAGATCCATACTTTAAAAAGACTTGTCTGATGTCCTCATCTTCAATTTCATGAGATAAATTACCAATATAAACTGACATAGAATATCTCCCAGTAATACATTTCGGAGTTATAAGTTTAACTAAAAACAACAAAAACTTGTCTTTGAATCTACAATTATTTCTTCCACTAGAGGCTTAAAATTTCTAGGTTCTTAATTTCTAAAGCTTTTAAGCATTTAGTTATAGAATTTATGACTAATGAGTGTGGTTCTATTTCTGAAGCTACAAAACGAGCAAAGTTAATTAGCCGAGACACTTTTAGGTTTTTGTAAATTTATTTATACCTTCCGAAGTGTAAAACTCTTTCCACCAAAATCCCAGAATAAAATAGAGTGTAGAGATTTAGATCCGGGAAAGTGTCACGGGCTTATTCACATAGCCGAAAATATCTCTCGTTGCTTTAAACATAACACTTAAATATGCAATTAGATTTGTTAACGTCTAGAGGCCGTTATAACCATAAGTACATATCTTTGGAAGCATTGCTGTTAACTGCTTTTGGCTTCTGGTTCAACCTAAAAAAGTTAATTAGTCTCTAGAAGCAGCTTCACCCATAAGATAGAAGCGTAATACAACTTCAACGCAGCATCAGTTCTTCAAGTCGTACTACAAGTACTACAAAAAAATTATTCTTTATATTTATTTATATTTTTTCCTGATCAGTAACACCGATTTACTTGCAATTTGAAGATGATTTTACTAGTTGAATTCGATTATTTTCGAATTAATTTACGTATATACTGACTTTATTGGAGTTTAAGTGCGTCATTCTTTCAGCAAAGCAAACAAAAGCTTGCTGGATTTTATATTAAAAATTACCAGTGAGAAACTTGAGGTTGCTGAGGGCATTGTCTCTCCGACAGGAGAAAATACCCAAAGAGCTTGCTGCGAGTTAAGACACGAAAGAATATGAGTTTCAGAGAATTCTTGCGTAAGCCGTGTTGTACTATCCCCGTATAGGGGAGCCGGAAGCAAGTAGACTTATACAGCGTATTTCAAGGAAAGTGAACTATACAGACTACTAAAAGCTATGCATGAAGACCGTTTTACTTTAGAATTCTGAATTCCTGACTCACCTCGGCTACTTCGGCTACGCTCAGCACAAGTGCGCTCGGCGGCCACCTGAATTCTACTGTATATTCTGGCTTCCGACTCTTGACTCTACTGATAACGAGTTAAGCAAATTTGGGGAGATTTCACTCAACCACTGATGTGGAAGCTCCCTCAGTTGTTGGAGGTAGACTCGGTAACTCTAGACAGTATCCTGCACCATAAACTGTCTTGATATAGCGGGGATGTCGGGGATCTGGTTCGAGCTTAGTTCTCAAATGACGAATATGCACTCGAATCGTTTCGATGTCATCATCTGGATCGTAGCCCCAAACTTCCCGCAAAATTTCGCTAGGGGAAACTGTCTGTCCGTGGCGTTGCAGCAAGCAGTGAAGTAGCTCAAACTCTAAGTGAGTCAGTTTTACAGTTTCACCAAACCATATCGCCTCAAATCTTTCTGGAACGAGGGTAAGCGACCCATAGTTTAGAATTTCACTGTGCTTTGCCGCTTGAGGAATCCGGTCAGTACGCCGCAATAATGCTCGTACCCGCGCTAGCATTTCTTCAACTTCAAAAGGTTTGGTAAGGTAATCATCTGCTCCAGCATTGAAGCCTTCCACCTTATCTTGAGTTTGGCTTAAAGCCGTCAACATCAATACGGGAATCTCAGCGGT
This region of Nostoc sp. UHCC 0302 genomic DNA includes:
- a CDS encoding response regulator transcription factor translates to MPRILVIDDDPAISELVAVNLEMAGYDVSQAEDGIKGQALALQLQPDLIMLDLMLPRVDGFTVCQRLRRDDRTAEIPVLMLTALSQTQDKVEGFNAGADDYLTKPFEVEEMLARVRALLRRTDRIPQAAKHSEILNYGSLTLVPERFEAIWFGETVKLTHLEFELLHCLLQRHGQTVSPSEILREVWGYDPDDDIETIRVHIRHLRTKLEPDPRHPRYIKTVYGAGYCLELPSLPPTTEGASTSVVE
- a CDS encoding RNA-binding protein; the protein is MSVYIGNLSHEIEDEDIRQVFLKYGSIKRILVSTNQKTGEKRGFAVVEMETDTEEVAAIHALRGTEWMGYSLKINKAKTIADAGSSR